One genomic region from Cydia amplana chromosome Z, ilCydAmpl1.1, whole genome shotgun sequence encodes:
- the LOC134661509 gene encoding dnaJ homolog subfamily C member 5 has translation MDKRKLSTAGDSLYQILEVPKTATADDVKKSYRKLALKYHPDKNPNNPDASEKFKEVNRAHTILSDATKRNIYDNYGSLGLYIAEQFGEENVNAYFVVTSTWCKALFIVCGILTGCYFCCCLCCCCNCCCGKCKPRPPEESGDYHTLERDDSDGLAAVTVQPGGEGRPSGKQAPPIAMPAPPDAGSSEPVPASYGASENTGLNTGSSIPKYT, from the coding sequence ATGGATAAAAGGAAACTATCAACAGCCGGAGACAGTCTCTACCAAATACTTGAAGTGCCCAAAACTGCTACAGCCGATGATGTCAAGAAAAGTTACCGAAAATTGGCGTTAAAATATCACCCTGATAAAAATCCCAATAATCCAGATGCTTCGGAAAAGTTTAAAGAAGTAAACCGCGCACATACTATATTGAGCGATGCGACGAAGAGAAACATTTATGACAATTACGGCTCACTCGGGCTGTATATTGCGGAACAGTTCGGCGAAGAGAACGTGAATGCGTATTTCGTGGTTACGAGCACCTGGTGCAAGGCGCTGTtcatcgtgtgtggtattctgACGGGctgctacttctgctgctgccTGTGCTGTTGCTGCAACTGCTGCTGCGGGAAGTGCAAGCCGCGCCCGCCAGAGGAGTCGGGCGACTACCACACGCTGGAGCGCGACGACTCGGACGGCTTGGCGGCCGTGACCGTGCAGCCCGGCGGCGAGGGCCGCCCGTCCGGCAAGCAGGCGCCGCCGATCGCCATGCCTGCGCCTCCCGACGCCGGCTCGTCCGAGCCGGTGCCTGCTTCCTATGGCGCCTCGGAAAATACTGGCCTGAACACAG